The bacterium genome contains the following window.
CGACCTACACAGTGTACAACGGTCTGACGTCGCCCGACGCCAGCCTGACACTCTTGAACAACATTTTTGTCAATCGTGAAGCGACTCGCCCGTCCTACAACGTGTTTATCCTGACGTCGGCCGGAAGTCTGACCTCCAATAATAATCTATTCCACGGCACCGGAAGTTCATACAGACTGGGTTGGTATCAAACAGAACACGCAACTCTGAATGCTTGGAGTTCCGCCACCGGACAAGACCTCTCAAGTTATGTTGGTGATCCGCAGTTTGTCTCCGACACGGATCTACACCTGCGATCAAGCTCCTCCCTTCCCCACCAGAACGGCGCAATTGCAAAGATGGCGGGGATTGACATTGACGGCGAACCGCGCTTTCAGCCTCCGGATATCGGGGCCGACGAGTATACGTACGATGCACCGCCGTTTGACGCGGCAGTATTGTCTGTCTTGGATGCGCCTGCGGGGGTTCCGGAATACACGACTGTCACGATACACGTCTTGATTCAAAATCGCGGCTCACAGCCGCTTGTGGATCTTCCGATACGACTATCGGCGAACGGCTCTCAGCTTGCTGAAACTCAAGTAACCATTTTCCCGTCTGTCGCGGACAGCGTCGCGCTGACTTGGGAAACCGGCGCCGCAGGTGAGACGCTTTCGCCGGTTGTGGAAGTAGTACTGCCGGAAGACTCGAATCCTGCCAATAATTCGCGATCATTCACACTTCACGTAACTGCGGCGGCACTTTCGGGCACCTATCGCGTCGGCGGGACAGACTCCGATTTTGCGAGTATCGCGGCAGCGTTGGGTGAACTTTCAACGCGCGGAGTTTCCGGCCCCGTTACATTTGAACTGAGCGCAGGCGACTATTCCGAGTCCATCCATCTTCAGCCGTTTCCGGGAATGGGTGCACAGCATCCGCTGACGATACGGCGCGCTCCCTCTGTAGCCGGTAGTGTGGTGCTCATGCCCGGCACAGGAGAACCTGTGGTTCGACTCACCGGCGTCACGCATGTGACCTTTGAAGATCTGACCTTTGCCTGTCTGGGTCTTGCACTTGAAATCGTGCGTCTGGAGAACGGCAGCTCGCACAACACACTGCGGAACTGCGTCATTCACAACGCATCGCACGAGCAGGTGACATCATCCGGCATCGCACTGCACGGCGGCTGTCACAACAACTTGATTGAGAACTGTTCGGTCGTTGCGTCGTACACCGGTATTTTGCTGGAGGGCGAGGGTGCGACCCACGGTTTTGAGAATGTCATCCGCAATTGCACGCTCGACAGCATCCGCACGGGAATCTCTGCGATTCGCCAGCACAGGTTGAATATCGAGCAGTGTGATGTTCGCGCGGGCTACCCGGGCGCGCCGGGTAATATCCATGCAATTCGTATTGGATCGCTGGCCGCAACGGATACGATCGTGATCAGCCGCAACAAGCTGTTTGGCGGAACTTCGAGCGGCACACTTTACGGCCTCTATAGCGAGCCGGCGTCGGGCACCGTAATCGCCGCGAATAACTGGATTGGCAACTTCGACAGCACGTCAGCGGCCACAGTAACGGCAATATCCTGCCGCAGCGGAACGACCGTGCTGTGGCACAACAGTATCGAGATCGGCAATCTCTCTGCTCCCAGCGCAGCGATTGTGATAGCACTGAGCGGCTCGCAGACGGCACTTACGATGAGGAACAACATTTTGCGCGTGCGCCGGACAAACGGCATTGCCAGAATGTTTGATTGGTCGTCAGGCGTGCTCGACTCCGACTACAATCTATTCGAGACACCGGGAACGAATCCGGAGTTTCGCTTCGCCAATTCATCTCTTGACGAGAATTGGCAGACGCTCGCAGCTTGGACGACAGGCACACAGCAGGACAGCAGCAGTATCACCAGTCAAGCCGGCTTTGTCTCCGCGACGGATTATCACGTGCGGCCGGATGCTTTCGGGCCGTCCAATCGGGGCATCCACCTTCCGCAGGTCACCACCGATTTTGACGGTGAACCGCGCGACAGTGTTCCCGACCTCGGAGCCGACGAATACAACTACCTTCCCGCGATTGTTGACATCGCGGTGAATGCGCTGGAACTTGAGACGCTTCCGTTGCCGTCCGGCGCGACAACCACCGTGTATGCGATGGTTGAGAATGTCGGTCAGCTTTTCGCACCCTTAGTTTCCGCAGAGCTTCGTTATGAAGGCGTTGTCCTCGGTATGCAGACGATCGATCTGCCTGCCGGCGAAGTGCGTGAATTGACGTGGGAATGGGATGTGCCCGAGAGCTCACTGATGTTCGGTTCGCTTGAGGTCAGCGTTTCGACCGCGGGCGATGCCGTTCCGTTCAACAACACGCAGACACGCAGCGTGGTTATTGCCGGTGTTTCGCTGTCAGGACAAGTTTTGGTGGGTGCAGGCGGCCAATTCCCGTCACTCAGTCAACTTGCGGCTCATCTGAAGTGGCGTGGGATATCAGCAGACGTGACCGTCGGGATATTGCCCGGCACGTACACTGAGAAGGCAACGTTTGATGCGATTCCCGGTGCCGGCGTGCAGGGCCGCGTGATGATCCTGCCGGCACTGCCGAACACTGTGACACTGACGGCCGCTAACTCCTCATGTGTGCTGGAGCTTCGCGGGACGGAGTATCTCGAGTTTCGCGATCTTAATATCCAGACTGGCGCAGGCACGTCCATGGGCGTGCGGCTGTTTTCCGGTGCGAGTTACAACGTCTTTTCGAACTGCACGGTAAGCGGCCCGGGTGAAGAGAATCTGGGCGGCGTCGGGTTGCAAGTGCTGGGAACGGGCTGCCTCGGGAATGTGGTCGAACAATGCGACATCTCCAATTTCTATACGGGTGTCTCGCTGACGGGAAGCAATTACGATCTTTCGCGGGACAATCAAGTGAAGTTATGCCGCATCACCGACGCCTATTACGGAGTTTGGCTGGATCACCAGCGGGACGTGCAGGTGTATGGCAATGAGATTCTTCCCGGGTCATCAACGGGACCAGCGAACGCGTGCTACGGGATTTACATCTTGCAGCTTGGGACGGGAGGATCCGCGCGCATCGAGGGGAACAGGATTCACGGGTTCCGCGATTCATCCGGTCCGCGATCGAATCGCGCGTCTGGAGTCTACTCTGCGCCGGGCTTGAACGCATCCGTCGACATCGTGAACAATTTCATTTACGGTTTCGGCAATCTGGTCACGCTGCGAGTGCGCGCAATCTATTTGTCAAGCGGTGAACACTTTGTGGCCAACAACTCGATTCATTTAGACGACACGCCGGCCAACAACGACATGTCGGGGATTTTCATTTCGACGGGTGCGGAACACGAGCTTTACAATAATTGCATCGTCACCTACGAGAGCAACGTGCCCGCCTACGGACTTGAGTTGCAAAGCGGAGCCGCGGCGCTCTCAGACTTCAATTGTTTGTGGGGTAATTCAACGCAGTTCAAGGCGGCGATTTCCGCGGGAACGGTTTACCAGACGTTGGGCCAATGGCAGACCACGGGACAAGACGCAAACAGTATCGCTGCACGTCCAAGGTATGTTTCGGCCACCGACTTACATTTGATGAACGACGATACTGTCTGCTACGATTCGGGAATTTCGCTGCCGGAGGTCACTCTGGATATTGACGGTGAGTCACGGGCACCTCGGCCCTGTATTGGCGCGGACGAGATCTTTCCATCGAATTCAATCGGCCCGCCGGTCGGCTTGACGATTGTCTGTGTGGATGGAGCGGAATACACGCTGTCGTGGGAAGCAGTGCCGAGCGCAAGGCTGTATCATGTTTACGCCGCCGAAAGCCACGAGGAGTTGCAGACTTCACCGTATGAACTTGGGGTGACAGAGGATTCTTTCCTGACGGTGAGATTGGAAGAGTTTGGTCCTGCAAAGCTGTTCTTCCACGTTCGCGCGCAATAAAACGAGTTTCACTTGCGTGAAAAGGCCGCCCGAAAGAGCGGCCTTTATTTATGCCGAGCTTTTCGAAGCTTACTGATAGACCAAGAGGGGGACGCTGCCGAACTCAAGAAGTTTTTCAGTTGCCGAGTGGCTCAAGAAGTCAGCGAGCCACCCCTCCCGGACGGACCCTATGACGATCAGTGGATCGGGATAGTGCTGCGTTTCATTCTTGAGGACGCTGGCCATCTCGCCTTCGCGCCGCGCAATGTCGACCGGTAGTCCATATGCCTGGACATAGCGTGCTGCAAGTTCGAGCCGCTGTTTGGACAATTCACTTTCCATGTCGACAGTGACGAGCACTACTTTTGAGACAATCGGGGAGAGATTGTGCAGATGCAGCAGCGCGGACAGTGCCCTGCCGCTGTATTTGTCGCCTTGGTAGTTCACAAGAGCAGTCTGGCGCGGGGTCCAGTTTTCGGTGACGGCCAAGACAGGCGTAATCGGATGCTTGACAAGTCGGAGGACGGTATCGCCCGGTTCGCTTTGTGTTTCGAAGTGGAAGAAAGTGCGCACCCCGACGACAATCAAGTCGGCGGTTTTGGCATATTCGAGGAGCGCGCGGAACGGCACGCCGATTTCATGCGCGATTTCATAGGGGACACCGGCGGCCTGGCAGGCTTGCGCGAAATCAGAGAGGAACTCTTTTGTGCGGGCGGTAGCACTGGCGAGGTGTTCTTCAATGATTTTTCGTGAATAATAAATTGAGCCAAGTCCTGCGCCAGTTTCGGCACTTTCAATACCGGGCAAGTCAATGACGGCGACACCGATGACTGTTCCTCCGCAGGCAGCGGCCCGGCTGAGCGCGGCGGAAATGGCCGCGTTGGAATAGGTCGAGCCATCCAGCCCGACGACGATTCGCTTGCTCATGGGGACTCCAGACTTTCCTGAATTTTCTGAAGATACCATTCTGGAGCGACATCGTCAACTCCCTTGCCGCTCGCGCGGGATTTGCGTATTTTGTCAGGATGACAAACGGAGGACCTGATGAGCTATTCCAAAACTGACCAGAACGGTCAGGCTTACTTCACGCGGCGGCTGGTGGACTGTCTGGCGGATTGTCCACGGGAGCAGGTGCCAACCCGCGACGAGGTGGATGAGCGGCGGTTTATGGAGCGGCTGCGCGCAGGTGTGCTCGGCAACGGGATTGAAATTGAGACTCCATACGGGCGTAAACCGCTGAGGTATTTTGACTTCATCGCATCGGGCAGATTTCATCGCGATGTGGAAGAGGAAATTGCGGAGCGGGTGTTGCCGTATATGGCAAATACGCACACGGAAAGCTCTTTTACAGGGCGGCACATGACGCGTCTGTTTGAAAACGCGTTTTGTCGAATTGCCCGCTATATGAACGCGAGCGAGGATGATGTTGTGATTCCGGTGGGTTCGGGGTCGACGGGAACGATCAACCGGTTGATTCACGTGTTGGGATTAAGACTTCCGGATCAGCTTGACGAGAAGTATCATTTGCGAAGCCACATTCCAGAGGACGACCGGCCGGTAGTATTTCGCTCGCTGATGGAGCATCATTCGAACGACATCTGCTGGCGGGAAACGATCGCGGAAACGGTCTATGTAGACTTGAACGAGCACGGCTGTATCTGTCCGAATGATTTGGCGGAAAAGATGCAGAGCTATAAGCATCGCAAGGTCAAGTATGGAACGTTCAGCGCGGCATCCAATGTGACAGGGATTCTGAACGATTGTCATGCGTTGGCGCGGGTGCTGCACGAGCACGGGGCATACGCGTTTTTTGACTTTGCTGCAGCGGGGCCGTATGTGGAGATTGATATGCATCCGCAGGGCGATCCGCTGGGATATTACGACGCGGTGTTTTTGTCGGTGCATAAGTTTCTGGGAGGGCCGCGCACGCCGGGGATATTGGTGGCGAACAAACGGTTGTTTACGAATCGGGTTCCGGCAGAACCCGGCGGCGGGACGGTGCTCTACACGTCGCCGTGGGATCACCGCTATTTGTCGTCAATCGCGCAACGCGAGACGGGCGGGACTCCGCCGATTGTGCAGAGTATTCAGGCGGGGTTGGCGTTCGATTTGAAAGCAGCGATGGGAACGGAACGGATTCAGCGCATCGAGCACGATTACATGACACGAGCGTTGAAGGAGTGGCTGCATAACGATCAGATTTTGATTCTTGGCTTGACGGATGCCAAGCGGCTCGGGGTGTTCAGTGTCATCTTCAAGGACTTGCATCACAACTTAGCTGCGGCGTTGTTTAACGATCTATTCGGGATTCAGGTGCGTGGCGGGTGCATGTGCGCGGGTCCTTACGGGCATCTGCTGCTGCATATTGAGCAGAGTCACTCAAGCGAAATTCGCAAGCGGCTGGATCACGGTCACATTGGCGAGAAGCCGGGTTGGGTGCGGATCAGTTTATCGCCGACGGTCAGCGAGGAAGAGTTTCAGGTGCTGCTGGAAGCGGTCGAGCACATCAGCAGGCACGGGAAGCGCTACGAATCGCAATACAGGCTGGTGGATGACACGGGAGAGTGGGTGTGCGAGGGCTGCGGGGTGACCGCTAACCAACAGTGATTGCGTCCGCCTGCCAGCGTGGCAGATTGCGTTTCGCTGACTATTGAGGATTACGGGGTGGCATTGCGTTCTTTGTATAATCGGGATCCCACCAGACTCCCTATCAGGAGTTCGGCCAGCCCCCAGACGATGCCGATGACCGTCAATTTGACGGGCATGAAGCCGTAGAAGACGTTGGCGACATTAGGAAGGAGATTGCCGATTAGCCAGACAATCACGGCGGCAAGAACCGCTGTTTTTGCTTTCGCTTTCAGACGGGGGATAAAGGCCGCGTACAGCCAGACAAGCGTGAAGCCAAAGGTGAGCGACACGAACACGAAGTAAGCCATAGCGCCATGACTAAGCGGGGGCAGGTTGAAGCGGGCGAGTGCCAAGGTCATCTGGTCACCAACGACTGGAAGCATGGTCGCTCCGCTTGCCATGATAAGCAGGCCGGCGACCAATCCACCGAGGGCGACGCGCCGTAAATTGATTGACATTATTGGTCTCCGAAGCGAAGGAGGTGTTTTTGCCATGTGAGGCAACGGGTCGTCTGCAGACTTGGACTCACATACCCCGAGGATACTTTCGAGGTTCTGCGCGAGACGATAGGTTCTTGCTGATTCCAACCGCTTGTCGGTCTGGGCGGTCCGGTTGAACTTTCTGCCGGAAGTCTCGGTTGGAGATTTTGGTGGTTAGCTGTGCTTAATATACGACGTTTTGCGGAGCATGTCAAGGGATTTTGTATTATTTATTGTTATTTAATGCAAAGTATTGTTTGATATTTGTTTGTTAAGGGAGCCTCGGAGCCTTTTGTTGAAGTTACGGGGAAGAGGCGCGGGGAGCAAAGGTTACAGGAGGAGGTCGAGCCATCAGCTCG
Protein-coding sequences here:
- a CDS encoding right-handed parallel beta-helix repeat-containing protein, producing MLRLFAIVFMMTVSHSAFAVLNGHYSIGPSGQFATLRQAVDSLNSQGISGPVTFSVAPGTQTGPIALTSFPGSGDFNVTFAPTAAGFITVVSSDTSQPVIRVTGTKNVQLKGFAANSVSQSQPALRIDGNSTEITIHQGNFSARATSRVIEIVGTQVSGVRVTECGVRRGGDGIFISSPAASSQGHRIESCVIDSVLRGIVLERQTDCSIERCIIKPNSGSGSGATGIHVGPQNESDSVSVQGNVISQIRTTGGYATAIRHAPLNNSSRLTCMNNIVHSFQNTGSSQVRALFFTGGRSAVINNSVLVNDVTSTGTTYTVYNGLTSPDASLTLLNNIFVNREATRPSYNVFILTSAGSLTSNNNLFHGTGSSYRLGWYQTEHATLNAWSSATGQDLSSYVGDPQFVSDTDLHLRSSSSLPHQNGAIAKMAGIDIDGEPRFQPPDIGADEYTYDAPPFDAAVLSVLDAPAGVPEYTTVTIHVLIQNRGSQPLVDLPIRLSANGSQLAETQVTIFPSVADSVALTWETGAAGETLSPVVEVVLPEDSNPANNSRSFTLHVTAAALSGTYRVGGTDSDFASIAAALGELSTRGVSGPVTFELSAGDYSESIHLQPFPGMGAQHPLTIRRAPSVAGSVVLMPGTGEPVVRLTGVTHVTFEDLTFACLGLALEIVRLENGSSHNTLRNCVIHNASHEQVTSSGIALHGGCHNNLIENCSVVASYTGILLEGEGATHGFENVIRNCTLDSIRTGISAIRQHRLNIEQCDVRAGYPGAPGNIHAIRIGSLAATDTIVISRNKLFGGTSSGTLYGLYSEPASGTVIAANNWIGNFDSTSAATVTAISCRSGTTVLWHNSIEIGNLSAPSAAIVIALSGSQTALTMRNNILRVRRTNGIARMFDWSSGVLDSDYNLFETPGTNPEFRFANSSLDENWQTLAAWTTGTQQDSSSITSQAGFVSATDYHVRPDAFGPSNRGIHLPQVTTDFDGEPRDSVPDLGADEYNYLPAIVDIAVNALELETLPLPSGATTTVYAMVENVGQLFAPLVSAELRYEGVVLGMQTIDLPAGEVRELTWEWDVPESSLMFGSLEVSVSTAGDAVPFNNTQTRSVVIAGVSLSGQVLVGAGGQFPSLSQLAAHLKWRGISADVTVGILPGTYTEKATFDAIPGAGVQGRVMILPALPNTVTLTAANSSCVLELRGTEYLEFRDLNIQTGAGTSMGVRLFSGASYNVFSNCTVSGPGEENLGGVGLQVLGTGCLGNVVEQCDISNFYTGVSLTGSNYDLSRDNQVKLCRITDAYYGVWLDHQRDVQVYGNEILPGSSTGPANACYGIYILQLGTGGSARIEGNRIHGFRDSSGPRSNRASGVYSAPGLNASVDIVNNFIYGFGNLVTLRVRAIYLSSGEHFVANNSIHLDDTPANNDMSGIFISTGAEHELYNNCIVTYESNVPAYGLELQSGAAALSDFNCLWGNSTQFKAAISAGTVYQTLGQWQTTGQDANSIAARPRYVSATDLHLMNDDTVCYDSGISLPEVTLDIDGESRAPRPCIGADEIFPSNSIGPPVGLTIVCVDGAEYTLSWEAVPSARLYHVYAAESHEELQTSPYELGVTEDSFLTVRLEEFGPAKLFFHVRAQ
- a CDS encoding universal stress protein → MSKRIVVGLDGSTYSNAAISAALSRAAACGGTVIGVAVIDLPGIESAETGAGLGSIYYSRKIIEEHLASATARTKEFLSDFAQACQAAGVPYEIAHEIGVPFRALLEYAKTADLIVVGVRTFFHFETQSEPGDTVLRLVKHPITPVLAVTENWTPRQTALVNYQGDKYSGRALSALLHLHNLSPIVSKVVLVTVDMESELSKQRLELAARYVQAYGLPVDIARREGEMASVLKNETQHYPDPLIVIGSVREGWLADFLSHSATEKLLEFGSVPLLVYQ
- a CDS encoding aminotransferase class V-fold PLP-dependent enzyme, translated to MSYSKTDQNGQAYFTRRLVDCLADCPREQVPTRDEVDERRFMERLRAGVLGNGIEIETPYGRKPLRYFDFIASGRFHRDVEEEIAERVLPYMANTHTESSFTGRHMTRLFENAFCRIARYMNASEDDVVIPVGSGSTGTINRLIHVLGLRLPDQLDEKYHLRSHIPEDDRPVVFRSLMEHHSNDICWRETIAETVYVDLNEHGCICPNDLAEKMQSYKHRKVKYGTFSAASNVTGILNDCHALARVLHEHGAYAFFDFAAAGPYVEIDMHPQGDPLGYYDAVFLSVHKFLGGPRTPGILVANKRLFTNRVPAEPGGGTVLYTSPWDHRYLSSIAQRETGGTPPIVQSIQAGLAFDLKAAMGTERIQRIEHDYMTRALKEWLHNDQILILGLTDAKRLGVFSVIFKDLHHNLAAALFNDLFGIQVRGGCMCAGPYGHLLLHIEQSHSSEIRKRLDHGHIGEKPGWVRISLSPTVSEEEFQVLLEAVEHISRHGKRYESQYRLVDDTGEWVCEGCGVTANQQ